DNA from Acidobacteriota bacterium:
CGCGGAGCCTGGCGCCTTCGACGGAGCTGGCGCCGGCCCAGTAGGACATGCCGGAGCCGACGGCGTACTCCTGTCCGCCGTTGTCCACCGTCTGCAGGCCGCTCGACATGTTGAGAGCGTGACGGAGGGTGATCGCGGAACGTGGGTCGGTCTCCGCCGCGGCGGCTTCCTTGGGCAGGAAGTCGAAGCCGAGCGGCTCGTCGAGCGACAGCTTGCCGTCGTCGACCAGCATGCCGATCAGCGTCGAGGCGATGCTCTTCGCAGTCGACCAGGTGCGCGTCCGGGTCGTCATGTCGACGCCGTCGGCGTAGCGCTCGTGGACGATCTTGCCGCGATGAACGACGAGCAGGCTCAGCGTGACCTGCTGCGGCGACTCGCGGTCGAAGGCCCAGTCGGAGGCGGCGTGGAGTGCGGCCGCGTCGATGTCGGGCGGCGGTGGAATCGGACCGGTCTTGTCGCCGTCCGGCCACGGGATTCTGGCTGCATCGCCGGCCGGTGGCGGCATCTCGATCGCGGGCAGGCTGTCGATGTCGTCCAGGGTCTGATCCGGTGCCATGACGACGCAGCCGATTCCCTCCCGGAAGGCGGCCCGCATCTTCGGCACGCCGTGGCCCGAGCCGATCGTCACGGCCTTGCGCTCCCAATCGACCTCGTAGTCGCCGCCCTTCGCGGTTCCGACCGGTTCCGGGAGGTAGGCCAGTTCCTGCGCGAAGACCTGCTGGAGCGACCGGTTCGAGGTGAACAGCCCGTTGCACATGAAGATCGCCTGCTGGCCCAGGCGGACCAATTGGCGCTGGGGCTGCCAGTAGTCGTAGGTCTCCTCCTGCTGGGCGGTGGCGGGGAGAGCAGTCAGCAGGATGGAGGCGACCAGAGCGGGACGCAGG
Protein-coding regions in this window:
- a CDS encoding serine hydrolase, producing MKSLRPALVASILLTALPATAQQEETYDYWQPQRQLVRLGQQAIFMCNGLFTSNRSLQQVFAQELAYLPEPVGTAKGGDYEVDWERKAVTIGSGHGVPKMRAAFREGIGCVVMAPDQTLDDIDSLPAIEMPPPAGDAARIPWPDGDKTGPIPPPPDIDAAALHAASDWAFDRESPQQVTLSLLVVHRGKIVHERYADGVDMTTRTRTWSTAKSIASTLIGMLVDDGKLSLDEPLGFDFLPKEAAAAETDPRSAITLRHALNMSSGLQTVDNGGQEYAVGSGMSYWAGASSVEGARLRALIREPGANWDYENYDTLLAVYAMKRALGSEKKYHEFPRKRLLDRIGMRNTLLSTDRFGDFILSSQVYTSARDLARFGLLYLQNGLWNGERLLSEEWIDFVRTPAPSTADRGNFYGGQFWLVPDERKDVPKTAYSTAGNRGQYVVIVPSHDLVIVRRGLDWGRQGFDRWDMTREVLKAFPEAAAALN